Proteins encoded by one window of Methanomicrobia archaeon:
- a CDS encoding U32 family peptidase codes for MVSLKIPHPGHFAALQELIAVKEAEGLDEVDEVFMGGSPDVMGSGRGVLHAPLLDEIREQTEYAHEHGIKMNLTMNSTCTGGHHLSFEGFKMFSWYFRELNNAGVDAVTVAEPYLVDLLRDYPIQTVVSCLAYVESPQRARFFDELGADMITVDTNINRHFDLLEGIVNAVNCSVRLIVNEGCIYRCPFRYSHYNLASHLSSLNQPRTPLWAPDYYFDKCISLRLRDPVQIVKSAWIRPEDLAEYEAIGITDFKLSGRTKTVNWIIDCMRYYAQRSFDGNVLDILDCPQMLRYLLYLDNKKLSDSINHWKSCKKICNECGYCERLTKEAVMILK; via the coding sequence ATGGTGAGCTTGAAAATTCCGCATCCCGGGCACTTCGCCGCGTTGCAGGAGCTTATCGCGGTGAAAGAGGCGGAGGGCCTGGATGAGGTGGACGAGGTCTTCATGGGCGGCTCCCCGGACGTCATGGGGAGCGGTCGTGGCGTGCTCCATGCACCCCTGCTTGACGAGATTCGCGAGCAGACTGAGTACGCGCACGAGCATGGGATCAAGATGAACCTCACGATGAACTCCACCTGCACGGGCGGGCACCATCTCTCGTTCGAGGGCTTTAAGATGTTCTCCTGGTACTTCAGGGAGCTGAACAACGCGGGCGTTGATGCGGTGACGGTCGCGGAGCCCTACCTTGTGGATCTGCTCCGTGACTACCCTATACAGACCGTCGTGTCCTGCTTAGCGTATGTCGAATCGCCACAGCGTGCCCGGTTCTTCGACGAGCTCGGGGCTGATATGATCACCGTGGATACGAACATCAACCGCCACTTCGATCTCCTGGAAGGGATCGTGAATGCGGTTAACTGTAGTGTGCGGCTGATCGTGAACGAGGGCTGCATCTATCGCTGCCCGTTCAGATATTCGCACTACAATCTTGCCTCGCATCTCTCGAGTCTCAATCAACCACGGACACCGCTCTGGGCGCCTGATTACTATTTCGATAAGTGCATCTCACTCCGGCTGCGTGACCCCGTGCAGATCGTGAAGTCCGCCTGGATTCGGCCCGAAGATCTCGCGGAATACGAAGCGATCGGCATTACGGATTTCAAACTCTCCGGACGGACGAAAACGGTGAACTGGATCATTGACTGTATGCGGTACTACGCCCAGCGCTCGTTCGACGGCAACGTGCTCGATATCCTCGACTGTCCTCAAATGCTGCGCTACCTGCTGTATCTCGACAATAAAAAGCTCAGTGACAGCATCAATCACTGGAAGTCCTGTAAGAAGATCTGTAACGAGTGTGGCTACTGCGAGCGGCTGACAAAAGAGGCGGTGATGATACTCAAATGA
- the mtrF gene encoding tetrahydromethanopterin S-methyltransferase subunit F — protein sequence MTKVTQNTPETALITARIELLKHFITMIGRDNRFAAGLWVGFIKGFAIGLFLSFLSVGLKLLM from the coding sequence ATGACGAAAGTAACGCAAAATACGCCTGAAACTGCGTTAATTACAGCACGAATCGAGCTGCTCAAGCATTTCATCACGATGATCGGTCGTGATAATCGATTCGCAGCGGGACTCTGGGTAGGATTCATCAAGGGCTTTGCCATCGGGCTATTCCTGAGTTTCCTCTCAGTCGGGCTGAAGTTGTTGATGTAA
- the mtrE gene encoding tetrahydromethanopterin S-methyltransferase subunit E, with translation MLQVVLLFAWMLVIAFLAFIACTFEDLESDAGSQSNPNSQVQLAAQVGQVHRFFNKAISGEPLSNAMYCAVAGTVAWMFLLKLEPMVPDAPWKAAVVAIPLGVACAAIIHIIFSTTAHCGRTAGQKRFSQPIYLDVFYGHLLPIATHGFMTTFCITTIAYIQSNLGALSGNPTLNHPFALPLLGFIWGITVGAIGSSTGDVHYGTEREFQDRPFGEGKRVVYHGKITRYADCGVRTQKDIVGFCAKFGGPVTGMTFGLIILFENWRTLIGLMLSGYLPDLTVGGEMAAIVSIIVGLLIVAALLVGNMIFVRWVRAKYGPFVGV, from the coding sequence ATGTTACAAGTAGTGTTGCTTTTTGCATGGATGTTAGTGATAGCGTTCCTGGCGTTCATTGCGTGCACGTTCGAGGACCTCGAGTCAGATGCAGGATCTCAGAGCAATCCAAACTCGCAGGTGCAACTGGCAGCACAGGTCGGTCAGGTACATCGATTTTTTAATAAAGCGATTTCCGGTGAGCCGCTATCGAATGCGATGTATTGCGCGGTCGCAGGAACCGTAGCCTGGATGTTCTTGCTGAAGCTTGAACCCATGGTTCCTGATGCCCCGTGGAAGGCCGCGGTCGTTGCGATACCCCTGGGTGTCGCCTGTGCCGCGATTATCCACATCATCTTCTCGACGACCGCGCACTGCGGCAGGACAGCGGGGCAGAAGCGATTCTCACAGCCGATTTATCTCGATGTGTTCTATGGCCACCTGCTACCTATTGCTACGCACGGGTTTATGACGACGTTCTGCATTACCACTATAGCGTACATTCAGAGCAACTTGGGGGCACTCTCAGGGAATCCGACGCTGAACCATCCGTTTGCCTTACCCCTCCTGGGGTTCATCTGGGGCATTACGGTCGGCGCGATCGGATCCTCAACCGGTGATGTGCATTACGGCACGGAGCGCGAGTTCCAGGACAGACCGTTCGGAGAAGGGAAGCGTGTGGTGTACCACGGGAAGATCACACGATACGCGGACTGCGGCGTTCGGACACAGAAGGACATTGTGGGCTTTTGCGCGAAGTTCGGCGGCCCCGTAACGGGGATGACCTTCGGGCTCATCATCCTCTTCGAGAACTGGCGGACGCTGATAGGGCTGATGCTCAGTGGTTACTTGCCGGACCTGACCGTGGGCGGCGAGATGGCAGCGATAGTCAGCATTATCGTTGGACTTCTGATCGTGGCGGCGTTACTCGTGGGCAATATGATCTTCGTGAGATGGGTACGAGCGAAGTATGGACCTTTCGTAGGAGTGTGA
- a CDS encoding methanogenesis marker 17 protein → MEIKVEGGDTFANASYETICRDTFRDLGIGSSIDDAYLYLNPEEHVFIISITIGRVASPIKVGDVASIEKNTLRIGDEKYAPKLLSLLWEKFGERVEQLSRLVIELDVEEHELTALKELVIYDPREDLIARILDAIDRILPEGARVRNLIPIDHAITIIASEDAISDEWMQRARELIGPKES, encoded by the coding sequence ATGGAGATAAAGGTGGAAGGCGGTGATACGTTTGCCAACGCCTCATATGAGACGATCTGCAGGGATACGTTCCGGGATTTGGGTATTGGATCGAGCATCGATGACGCATATTTGTATTTAAATCCTGAAGAGCACGTGTTCATCATCTCGATCACGATCGGACGGGTGGCAAGTCCGATAAAGGTGGGTGATGTCGCCAGCATCGAGAAGAATACGCTCAGGATCGGCGATGAGAAATACGCGCCCAAGCTGCTCTCCTTGCTCTGGGAGAAGTTCGGAGAACGCGTAGAGCAGTTGAGCAGATTGGTGATCGAGCTGGATGTTGAAGAGCATGAGCTGACCGCGTTAAAGGAGCTGGTGATCTACGATCCGCGCGAGGATCTCATCGCGCGCATACTCGATGCGATCGATAGAATCCTGCCGGAAGGTGCGCGGGTGCGGAACCTCATACCCATAGATCATGCGATTACGATCATTGCCTCGGAGGACGCGATCAGCGATGAGTGGATGCAGCGTGCGCGCGAGCTTATAGGGCCGAAGGAGAGCTAA
- a CDS encoding methanogenesis marker 14 protein, translated as MGLFQQKHQPKVLKSEKISYSDLYFTLRLSRGDLSIKPLFIVASVELGNSTTKAILTATDLEDGRTYILTKAVRMTREALSKQEVFCHTISLVDLSEDSIATLVKETLLECTHSAGLSIDDVHFVVRSTGVTACFETINEVAGVIKALAKGCLLAGVPPRKMVSPMGLENVVPELRPFSHLDRTYFDGAVTGNVPPGGESIVGNEMEGELVTAGLKEAAKWLKVDYRNPVLSLDFGTTLAGRITDASMPYARVIGSFCGLAGAIPDALVSREVAVNFPSVLDLALKTVPRKRLKKKVKQRYVEEIREQLWIGRVRSGATRVGGVPVNVAAADRNKVVLIGVDAGENLANLPAIADIGARLVQEVGVKALLPVIDELAACVTTDLIRIAKGENLIFEDTKIGITGRAGITGKKPELMLKQLSDLFGRPMAAEVIFADDALARGAAVLGRCMHQFGTMKNPIGGVQGHGCLFGKRVKLQRK; from the coding sequence ATGGGCCTTTTTCAGCAGAAGCACCAGCCAAAAGTGCTGAAATCCGAAAAGATCAGTTACTCGGACCTGTATTTCACCTTGCGGCTGTCTCGCGGGGATCTGTCCATCAAGCCGCTTTTCATCGTGGCCAGTGTCGAGCTGGGAAACAGCACGACGAAAGCGATCCTCACGGCCACAGACCTGGAGGATGGACGGACGTATATCCTTACGAAGGCTGTGCGGATGACGCGGGAGGCGCTCTCGAAACAGGAGGTGTTCTGCCATACCATCAGCCTGGTGGACCTCTCCGAGGACTCGATAGCGACCCTGGTGAAAGAGACGTTGCTCGAATGCACACATTCCGCGGGGCTCAGTATTGACGATGTCCATTTTGTTGTCCGCTCCACCGGCGTGACCGCATGTTTCGAGACGATCAATGAGGTAGCAGGCGTAATAAAAGCGCTGGCGAAGGGCTGTCTACTCGCGGGCGTGCCACCCCGGAAGATGGTCTCGCCCATGGGCTTAGAGAACGTGGTGCCGGAATTGCGGCCCTTCTCTCACCTTGATCGCACCTACTTCGACGGCGCGGTGACCGGGAACGTTCCCCCTGGAGGCGAGTCGATTGTGGGTAACGAGATGGAAGGCGAGCTGGTGACCGCTGGTTTAAAAGAAGCGGCCAAATGGTTGAAGGTGGATTACCGTAACCCGGTGCTCTCGCTGGATTTCGGGACGACACTCGCTGGTCGGATCACCGATGCAAGTATGCCCTACGCGCGCGTGATCGGTAGTTTTTGTGGCCTGGCAGGCGCCATTCCGGACGCCCTGGTCTCGAGGGAGGTCGCCGTGAACTTCCCCTCGGTGCTTGATCTGGCGCTGAAAACCGTGCCGCGAAAGCGTTTGAAAAAAAAGGTCAAGCAGCGTTATGTAGAGGAGATACGCGAACAGCTCTGGATCGGTCGAGTAAGAAGCGGAGCGACCAGAGTAGGCGGCGTCCCCGTGAACGTGGCTGCAGCAGACCGGAATAAGGTCGTGCTCATCGGGGTTGACGCCGGCGAGAACCTCGCGAATCTACCAGCAATCGCGGATATAGGAGCCCGGCTCGTACAAGAGGTTGGCGTAAAAGCCCTGCTGCCGGTGATCGATGAGCTGGCCGCATGCGTCACGACGGATCTGATCCGGATCGCGAAGGGGGAGAATTTAATCTTTGAGGACACCAAGATCGGAATCACCGGGCGCGCGGGCATCACGGGCAAGAAGCCGGAACTCATGCTGAAGCAGTTAAGCGATCTGTTTGGGCGCCCCATGGCCGCGGAGGTCATTTTTGCAGACGATGCGCTGGCTCGCGGTGCTGCAGTCCTTGGCCGCTGCATGCATCAGTTCGGCACCATGAAGAATCCGATTGGCGGTGTTCAAGGTCACGGCTGCCTCTTCGGCAAGCGGGTGAAATTGCAGAGAAAGTAA
- the mtrD gene encoding tetrahydromethanopterin S-methyltransferase subunit D, with protein sequence MEPTIAIFLVLYVVIGGLLASFGAHLLPVGGAPAAMGTATGIATGTVQIMLGAALTGLFTAANVETFTNSLILVALSGAVGATIMICVVMLMANILYAFGCGVVPVSGRVDVDPITKEPQKAYKTPQTDGHGVPNVVFVSGTMGGFLGGFGGALMYWTMLNYSHFRPGTAAIISLSIFVANAILAAYNIRGTIEGFHDPKFKRLPKALIASLAVSFLAGIVIVLATIGLEV encoded by the coding sequence ATGGAGCCAACAATAGCGATATTTCTTGTACTGTATGTGGTGATAGGTGGGTTACTCGCGAGTTTTGGTGCGCACCTCTTACCAGTGGGCGGTGCCCCGGCGGCCATGGGCACGGCTACAGGGATAGCAACGGGCACTGTTCAGATCATGCTCGGCGCGGCGCTGACCGGGTTATTTACCGCGGCAAACGTGGAAACGTTTACGAACAGTCTCATTCTGGTCGCGCTCTCGGGCGCGGTCGGTGCGACGATCATGATCTGCGTGGTGATGCTCATGGCGAATATCCTGTACGCGTTTGGCTGTGGCGTGGTTCCGGTCTCCGGTCGTGTGGATGTGGATCCTATAACCAAGGAGCCACAGAAGGCGTATAAAACCCCGCAGACCGATGGCCACGGCGTGCCGAATGTGGTCTTCGTCTCGGGCACGATGGGCGGATTCCTTGGTGGGTTCGGTGGTGCACTGATGTACTGGACCATGCTGAACTACTCCCATTTCAGACCGGGCACGGCGGCAATTATCTCACTCTCTATCTTCGTGGCCAATGCGATTCTTGCAGCCTACAACATCCGCGGGACGATCGAAGGATTCCACGATCCAAAGTTCAAGCGGCTGCCGAAAGCGCTCATTGCGTCCCTGGCGGTCTCGTTTCTCGCCGGTATCGTAATCGTGCTAGCGACGATAGGACTGGAGGTATAA
- a CDS encoding U32 family peptidase encodes MKLHVPHPGHIEALQEIIEVKEAEGLNAVSEVYMAGAPEVIGSGRATLHSARISDIKAQTEYAHQHDIKLNIVINPSCLGGYHLTHAGYKLFTWYFEELNKADVDGVTVAEPYLIELLREYPMETVVSCIAHVDSPQRVEFFEGLGADTIAVDTNINRNFTILEAILKAVRCKIKVLVNEGCLYKCPFRHAHFNLFSHITSSRSPLMSAQSANIFSDYYFDKCISIRVRDPSQLIRSPWIRPEDLKEYEALGIDNFKIAGRANAVNWIINCMRAYAHRSYQGNLLELIDCPAELSYTFYLDNEHLAGCIQQWQTCRKICETCQYCDAVTTNVVKVQKK; translated from the coding sequence ATGAAACTCCATGTGCCCCACCCCGGTCATATCGAAGCGCTACAGGAGATCATTGAGGTGAAGGAGGCGGAAGGTCTCAACGCGGTCAGTGAGGTCTATATGGCCGGGGCGCCAGAGGTGATCGGCAGCGGGCGCGCAACGCTCCATTCCGCACGCATCTCCGACATCAAAGCCCAGACCGAGTATGCGCACCAGCACGACATCAAGTTGAATATCGTGATCAATCCCTCATGCCTGGGCGGCTATCACCTGACACACGCGGGCTACAAGCTCTTCACCTGGTACTTTGAAGAGCTGAACAAAGCGGACGTCGACGGCGTGACGGTCGCGGAGCCGTATCTCATTGAGCTGCTCCGCGAGTATCCGATGGAGACAGTGGTATCCTGCATTGCGCACGTGGATTCACCGCAGCGTGTGGAGTTCTTCGAGGGGCTCGGGGCCGATACCATCGCGGTGGATACGAACATCAACCGTAACTTCACGATCCTCGAAGCGATCCTGAAGGCGGTTCGGTGCAAGATCAAGGTGCTCGTGAACGAGGGCTGCCTCTACAAATGCCCCTTCCGGCACGCGCACTTCAACCTCTTCTCCCATATTACCTCATCGCGCTCACCGCTCATGAGCGCGCAATCCGCGAACATCTTCAGCGATTACTACTTCGATAAGTGCATCTCTATCCGGGTGCGCGACCCATCACAACTCATCAGGTCGCCGTGGATACGTCCTGAGGACCTGAAGGAGTACGAGGCGCTGGGGATCGATAATTTCAAGATCGCGGGCAGGGCAAACGCGGTGAACTGGATCATCAATTGCATGCGCGCCTATGCCCACCGGTCGTATCAGGGCAATCTCCTCGAACTCATTGACTGCCCCGCAGAGCTGAGCTATACCTTTTATCTGGATAACGAGCATTTGGCAGGGTGCATCCAGCAGTGGCAGACGTGCAGGAAGATCTGTGAAACCTGCCAGTATTGTGATGCGGTGACGACGAACGTGGTGAAGGTGCAGAAAAAGTGA
- the mtrH gene encoding tetrahydromethanopterin S-methyltransferase subunit H yields MYLFDKEQKIFDIAGMKIGGQPGQRATVLCGTIFYAKHYLVEDPDKGIFDKKAAEDVLKKQEEFSDLTGNPCVMQIFSESGEAMEKEIEFCTGVSDVPFLIDSTVAEVKTYGLKYADEVGLTEKAIYNSINISCTEEELAAIKNSPISASIVLAFNPKDSTVAGKIDLLENPGTFEKGLVAFSRDQGITKPLIDAATLPIGSGAGMSVAAGFAVKSKYGLPVGLGIHNAPSAWTWLKEFRKAHATKGPQGWEGLGQDVFKICDIASNIMPVLAGHDFVLYGPIENAPRVFPLVGMADMIVAEAAKAEHDIEAEDPHPVTKMTA; encoded by the coding sequence ATGTATCTGTTTGATAAGGAGCAGAAGATATTTGACATCGCGGGAATGAAGATCGGCGGCCAGCCAGGGCAACGCGCAACGGTACTCTGCGGCACGATCTTCTATGCGAAACACTATCTGGTTGAAGATCCTGATAAGGGCATCTTTGACAAGAAAGCGGCGGAAGACGTCTTGAAGAAGCAGGAGGAGTTCTCTGATTTAACGGGTAATCCGTGCGTGATGCAGATCTTCTCGGAATCCGGGGAGGCAATGGAGAAGGAGATCGAGTTCTGTACCGGAGTCAGTGACGTTCCCTTCCTGATCGATTCGACGGTCGCGGAGGTGAAGACGTACGGACTCAAGTACGCGGACGAAGTGGGCCTGACGGAGAAGGCGATCTACAACTCGATCAACATCTCCTGCACGGAGGAAGAGCTTGCAGCGATCAAGAACTCGCCGATATCGGCCTCGATCGTGCTTGCATTCAACCCGAAAGATTCGACGGTCGCCGGGAAGATCGATCTGCTGGAGAATCCGGGGACGTTTGAGAAAGGCCTCGTCGCTTTTTCCAGAGATCAGGGCATCACGAAGCCGTTGATTGATGCAGCAACGCTCCCCATCGGCTCTGGTGCCGGCATGTCGGTTGCCGCAGGCTTTGCCGTGAAATCGAAGTACGGGCTCCCCGTCGGCCTGGGCATTCACAACGCGCCGTCGGCGTGGACCTGGCTGAAGGAGTTCCGGAAGGCGCACGCGACCAAAGGCCCCCAGGGCTGGGAAGGCCTTGGCCAGGATGTTTTCAAGATCTGCGATATCGCCTCGAACATCATGCCCGTTCTCGCGGGACATGACTTCGTGCTCTACGGACCTATTGAGAACGCCCCGCGGGTGTTCCCACTGGTCGGTATGGCGGACATGATTGTTGCAGAGGCCGCGAAGGCTGAGCACGATATCGAGGCAGAGGATCCGCATCCGGTAACAAAGATGACGGCCTAA
- the mtrG gene encoding tetrahydromethanopterin S-methyltransferase subunit G, protein MSEEKELEKELEAEVLAELEKEMKELSVPVSIASPEYPQLMARLNEMDDRVEFVAGELWQRQGEKLGLTMGLLYGALIGIVTYVLFMI, encoded by the coding sequence ATGAGCGAAGAGAAGGAACTGGAAAAGGAGCTCGAGGCAGAAGTTCTCGCAGAGCTCGAGAAGGAGATGAAGGAGTTGAGTGTTCCGGTATCCATAGCCTCTCCAGAGTATCCCCAGCTCATGGCCCGGCTCAACGAGATGGACGATCGCGTGGAATTCGTCGCCGGCGAGCTGTGGCAGCGACAGGGCGAGAAGCTGGGGCTTACCATGGGACTATTGTACGGCGCACTGATCGGAATAGTGACGTATGTGTTGTTCATGATATAG
- the mtrB gene encoding tetrahydromethanopterin S-methyltransferase subunit B, protein MITICDDYGVVLDPDSMRVGEARPGFYKVSMSPLEEQLDVIDDAVDELFNVLDPTSSFKSAQPNREGIMTKAGFTTFFMLGLTFGVLAVALIFLALGGV, encoded by the coding sequence ATGATAACCATTTGTGATGACTATGGGGTTGTACTCGATCCCGACTCGATGCGGGTCGGCGAGGCGCGACCAGGGTTCTACAAGGTGAGCATGTCGCCACTCGAGGAGCAGCTTGATGTAATCGATGATGCCGTTGATGAGCTCTTCAACGTCCTTGATCCTACCAGCAGTTTCAAGAGTGCACAGCCAAACCGAGAGGGGATAATGACGAAAGCGGGGTTCACGACCTTCTTCATGCTCGGCTTGACCTTCGGCGTCCTTGCCGTGGCACTGATATTCTTAGCACTAGGAGGCGTGTAA
- the mtrC gene encoding tetrahydromethanopterin S-methyltransferase subunit C, which translates to MTVTPAVVEEEEAEAPKKGLSFKFPFEETEMAIIAGVIAAIITIFTGLPAVIKGIGLLLAILWGNDSVRKTSKYGLGTGVPSIGVLGTGYGFIGALMGLAVVEYAAIPHLGIFPGILIGALFMGALGLASGYFGNDEKYIAMKIPHLIRAMGELGIAGTLAVLLQISILAGTFEYGEVVTSVFETGVAAFIFVFTCMGFFHPYNACLGPDERRERTRMVSVSISGLICVILGAAMFVLGRGLGAWDGIALIIFGVIVWAYFYVKFIRACMNECYATVGTGMIKTLD; encoded by the coding sequence ATGACCGTAACACCAGCAGTAGTGGAAGAGGAAGAAGCAGAAGCGCCGAAAAAGGGACTGTCATTCAAATTCCCCTTCGAAGAGACAGAGATGGCGATCATCGCCGGAGTCATTGCCGCGATCATCACGATCTTCACGGGACTGCCCGCGGTGATCAAGGGAATCGGTCTGCTCTTAGCAATACTCTGGGGCAATGATTCGGTCCGGAAGACTTCGAAGTACGGATTGGGCACCGGCGTGCCCTCTATCGGCGTTCTGGGGACAGGATACGGATTCATCGGTGCATTGATGGGCCTGGCGGTCGTCGAGTACGCCGCGATCCCGCACTTGGGGATCTTCCCCGGGATTCTGATCGGGGCACTGTTCATGGGTGCGCTTGGCCTCGCCTCCGGGTACTTCGGTAACGATGAGAAGTACATCGCGATGAAGATCCCGCATTTGATACGGGCGATGGGCGAATTGGGCATTGCCGGCACGCTGGCGGTCTTACTCCAAATCTCCATTCTCGCCGGCACCTTTGAGTACGGCGAGGTGGTGACCTCGGTATTCGAGACCGGCGTCGCGGCGTTCATCTTCGTATTCACCTGTATGGGGTTTTTCCATCCGTACAATGCCTGTCTCGGACCTGACGAGCGACGAGAGCGCACACGAATGGTTTCCGTATCGATCTCGGGCTTGATCTGTGTCATCCTGGGCGCGGCAATGTTCGTGCTCGGACGAGGGCTGGGCGCGTGGGACGGTATCGCGCTCATCATCTTCGGGGTGATCGTATGGGCGTACTTCTACGTGAAGTTCATCAGAGCCTGCATGAACGAGTGCTATGCGACCGTGGGCACGGGCATGATCAAGACGCTGGATTAA
- the mtrF gene encoding tetrahydromethanopterin S-methyltransferase subunit F: MAEKKEVPDGWPFITGDYEVGDPTSCVAISSNGSYFHIEHLKGVAIHGPDKTENIGLEKIMANIISNPNIRFVISAGAEVPGHLSGETIMALHKNGVDPATHKVIGTKGAIPFIENLPTKAVERFREQIVEVIDMMGVEDYGKLNAKVKELQAKDPGAFPEDPMIVKLGGEEAVAGALLEMPLARPASPSMELVNRAAQAMTYKTQLIARDQKLTSGLSRNAFLGILAGLISAFIFLSPLILGVI, translated from the coding sequence ATGGCAGAGAAGAAAGAAGTCCCGGATGGCTGGCCCTTTATCACCGGTGACTACGAGGTCGGCGATCCTACAAGTTGCGTCGCCATCTCCTCCAACGGATCATACTTCCACATCGAGCACTTGAAAGGTGTCGCCATACATGGGCCGGATAAGACTGAGAACATCGGGTTGGAGAAGATCATGGCGAACATCATCTCCAATCCGAACATCCGGTTCGTTATTTCTGCGGGGGCGGAAGTTCCCGGGCACCTGAGCGGCGAAACGATCATGGCGCTGCACAAGAACGGGGTCGATCCGGCAACGCATAAGGTCATCGGGACCAAGGGCGCCATTCCGTTCATCGAGAACCTGCCGACAAAGGCGGTCGAGCGATTCAGAGAGCAGATCGTGGAAGTCATTGATATGATGGGTGTGGAGGACTATGGCAAGCTGAATGCGAAGGTGAAGGAGCTGCAGGCAAAAGATCCCGGCGCGTTCCCTGAAGATCCGATGATCGTGAAACTGGGCGGCGAGGAAGCGGTCGCCGGTGCTTTGTTAGAAATGCCCCTGGCCAGACCTGCCAGTCCCTCAATGGAGCTCGTCAACCGGGCCGCGCAGGCAATGACCTACAAGACACAGTTGATCGCACGAGATCAGAAGTTGACCTCAGGGCTCTCCAGAAACGCGTTCCTCGGGATCCTCGCGGGGCTGATCAGTGCGTTCATCTTCCTGAGTCCACTCATCCTGGGGGTGATCTAA